A genomic segment from Gossypium hirsutum isolate 1008001.06 chromosome D04, Gossypium_hirsutum_v2.1, whole genome shotgun sequence encodes:
- the LOC107903024 gene encoding transcription factor PHYTOCHROME INTERACTING FACTOR-LIKE 13, translated as MDPQTSVSEFISNISGHKDVGESSQNHGDEVLPHSLTIAALVGQDDYFQNAFVMSSSFQTHPINQNPQGIEFPEEISLEPDSGQSNQRKRKLFELENSKCLQQEIAGVSQGLEGNQNQQQQPKQKRRGKLHTISERRRRERIRGKIQALQELMPNCNKWDKASILDDAINCIKSLKVQVEMMSMARGAFYQVPYMSQALMHMRAGMVGMCFSSRLPTMPAASPFSEPAGLPLMPGTGTRNLGLPLLQMPFFHSQLPLPAAATPTMLPNYLTPAALFYYSSQGEAVDTQNIVSTTSIDCQQIPITIQSHDNSFLGENCLASSSPSKVPSSYQ; from the exons ATGGACCCTCAAACGTCTGTCTCTGAATTCATTTCCAATATTTCAGGCCACAAAGACGTGGGAGAGTCGTCTCAGAATCATGGGGATGAGGTGCTTCCTCATTCTTTAACCATTGCTGCGTTGGTAGGACAAGATGATTACTTTCAAAATGCTTTTGTAATGTCTTCGAGTTTCCAGACTCACCCAATAAACCAGAACCCGCAAGGCATTGAATTCCCCGAGGAGATTTCACTTGAACCTGATTCAGGACAGTCCAACCAGAGGAAAAGAAAACTCTTTGAATTAGAAAACTCAAAATGTCTCCAACAA GAGATTGCAGGGGTGTCTCAAGGACTTGAGGGGAACCAAAATCAGCAGCAGCAGCCTAAACAAAAACGTCGTGGTAAATTGCATACAATTTCAGAGAGG CGGCGCAGGGAGCGTATTAGAGGAAAGATTCAAGCTTTGCAAGAATTGATGCCCAACTGTAACAAg TGGGACAAAGCTTCGATTCTGGATGATGCAATTAACTGTATTAAATCACTAAAAGTTCAAGTTGAA ATGATGTCAATGGCAAGAGGAGCATTTTATCAAGTTCCATACATGTCACAAGCACTAATGCACATGAGAGCAGGGATGGTTGGCATGTGTTTTTCATCTCGTCTTCCTACAATGCCAGCAGCATCTCCATTTTCAGAACCAGCAGGGCTGCCACTAATGCCTGGAACTGGAACCAGAAATCTTGGCCTCCCTCTTCTTCAAATGCCATTTTTTCATTCACAGCTACCACTACCAGCAGCTGCCACTCCAACAATGTTACCAAATTATCTTACACCTGCAGCATTATTCTACTATTCAAGCCAGGGCGAAGCTGTTGATACTCAAAACATTGTATCCACCACTTCCATTGATTGCCAACAAATCCCAATTACCATTCAG TCCCATGACAATAGTTTCCTCGGTGAAAATTGTCTTGCCTCGTCATCGCCATCAAAGGTTCCTTCTAGTTATCAGTAA
- the LOC107899000 gene encoding uncharacterized protein isoform X2: MCTLHFPVQMQSDIRTALHVAFSSIGSLSPFRRSTLTLPPRCLRPAASLGLLSRPFSTAASLPDKPSICTADELHYVSLPNSYWRLALWRYHPPPQATPRNHPLLLLSGVGTNAIGYDLSPESSFARYMSGQGFDTWILEVRGAGLSVQGSNFKEIKESANAVSEQMEAVAKGVTNGVSPVQQPNNVSDTLSDSEISHFGQDSIGIATAWDESKLVSKLTEILMRLSERLSGFLSDGQSMLISAKLFDQISSLLEGSQLSDRFEEFIDMQERLSSTIEDFQKQLDLIVKYDWDFDHYLEEDVPAAMEYIRAQTKPKDGKLLAVGHSMGGILLYAKLARCGFEGREPELKAVVTLASSLDYTSSNSTLKLLLPLADPAQALNVPVVPLGAMLAAAYPLSSRPPYILARLNNLISAEDMMHPELLKKLVLNNFCTIPAKLLLQLTSAFRERGLCDRSGKFFFKDHLHKSNVPVLAIAGDQDLICPPEAVEETVKLLPQNLVTYKIFGEHQGPHYAHYDLVGGRLAVEQVYPCIIQFLSQHDD, encoded by the exons ATGTGTACGCTCCATTTCCCAGTCCAAATGCAATCCGATATCCGCACCGCCCTTCACGTAGCTTTCTCCAGCATCGGCTCTCTCAGTCCGTTTCGCAGGTCAACTCTCACCCTCCCACCTCGCTGTCTCCGCCCCGCTGCCTCATTGGGTCTGCTTTCAAGACCTTTCTCTACCGCCGCCAGCCTTCCCGACAAGCCTTCCATTTGTACCGCCGACGAGCTCCACTATGTCTCCCTTCCCAATTCTTATTGGCGCCTTGCCCTCTGGCGTTATCACCCTCCTCCTCAG GCGACCCCGAGAAATCACCCCCTTTTACTATTATCTGGGGTGGGGACTAATGCCATAGGGTACGATCTTTCTCCCGAg TCTTCATTTGCAAGATACATGTCTGGCCAAGGATTTGACACATGGATTCTTGAAGTTCGCGGTGCTGGGCTAAGTGTGCAGGGATCAAATTTCAAAGAAATTAAGGAAAGTGCTAATGCAGTATCTGAGCAGATGGAAGCTGTTgctaagggtgttacaaatggaGTGTCTCCTGTGCAGCAGCCAAATAATGTTTCTGATACTTTATCTGATTCTGAGATCTCTCATTTCGGACAAGATTCGATAGGGATTGCAACAGCATGGGATGAGTCAAAATTGGTGTCGAAGTTGACAGAAATCTTGATGCGTTTGTCTGAGAGACTTTCTGGCTTTCTCAGTGATGGCCAATCAATGCTTATCTCTGCTAAATTGTTTGATCAAATATCAAGCCTTTTGGAAGGTTCTCAGTTATCTGATCGCTTTGAGGAG TTCATTGATATGCAAGAGCGGCTTTCGTCAACAATAGAAGATTTTCAGAAACAACTTGACTTGATTGTGAAGTATGATTGGGATTTTGATCACTATCTGGAGGAGGATGTTCCTGCTGCG atgGAGTACATAAGGGCACAGACAAAGCCAAAGGATGGAAAATTGCTTGCAGTTGGTCACTCAATGGGAGGCATATTGCTTTATGCTAAGCTGGCACGGTGTG GTTTTGAAGGAAGGGAACCTGAACTCAAGGCTGTTGTTACATTGGCGTCATCACTTGATTACACATCTTCAAATTCGACACTCAAATTACTCTTACCTCTT GCAGATCCTGCACAGGCTCTTAATGTACCTGTTGTTCCATTAGGGGCGATGTTGGCAGCTGCATATCCTCTATCTTCTCGGCCTCCTTACATCTTGGCTCGGCTTAATAATCTAATATCAGCAGAGGACATGATGCATCCAGAGTTGCTTAAAAAGCTTGTCTTAAACAACTTCT GTACTATACCAGCTAAACTTCTTCTGCAGCTCACGTCAGCTTTTCGAGAACGGGGATTATGTGATAGGAGTGGTAAATTTTTCTTCAAGGATCATCTACATAAAAGCAATGTACCTGTCCTGGCTATTGCAGGAGATCAAGATCTAATTTGCCCACCTGAAGCTGTAGAAG AAACCGTGAAGCTTCTTCCGCAGAACTTGGTCACCTATAAAATATTCGGAGAGCATCAGGGTCCACATTATGCTCATTACGATCTTGTGGGAGGACGACTG GCTGTGGAGCAAGTTTACCCATGTATAATCCAGTTTCTTAGTCAACATGACGATTGA
- the LOC107899000 gene encoding uncharacterized protein isoform X1, with amino-acid sequence MCTLHFPVQMQSDIRTALHVAFSSIGSLSPFRRSTLTLPPRCLRPAASLGLLSRPFSTAASLPDKPSICTADELHYVSLPNSYWRLALWRYHPPPQATPRNHPLLLLSGVGTNAIGYDLSPESSFARYMSGQGFDTWILEVRGAGLSVQGSNFKEIKESANAVSEQMEAVAKGVTNGVSPVQQPNNVSDTLSDSEISHFGQDSIGIATAWDESKLVSKLTEILMRLSERLSGFLSDGQSMLISAKLFDQISSLLEGSQLSDRFEEVRANLSNLLEKQQNSGVTSQIRDLSQRLVNIIEEGQRSVSPQFIDMQERLSSTIEDFQKQLDLIVKYDWDFDHYLEEDVPAAMEYIRAQTKPKDGKLLAVGHSMGGILLYAKLARCGFEGREPELKAVVTLASSLDYTSSNSTLKLLLPLADPAQALNVPVVPLGAMLAAAYPLSSRPPYILARLNNLISAEDMMHPELLKKLVLNNFCTIPAKLLLQLTSAFRERGLCDRSGKFFFKDHLHKSNVPVLAIAGDQDLICPPEAVEETVKLLPQNLVTYKIFGEHQGPHYAHYDLVGGRLAVEQVYPCIIQFLSQHDD; translated from the exons ATGTGTACGCTCCATTTCCCAGTCCAAATGCAATCCGATATCCGCACCGCCCTTCACGTAGCTTTCTCCAGCATCGGCTCTCTCAGTCCGTTTCGCAGGTCAACTCTCACCCTCCCACCTCGCTGTCTCCGCCCCGCTGCCTCATTGGGTCTGCTTTCAAGACCTTTCTCTACCGCCGCCAGCCTTCCCGACAAGCCTTCCATTTGTACCGCCGACGAGCTCCACTATGTCTCCCTTCCCAATTCTTATTGGCGCCTTGCCCTCTGGCGTTATCACCCTCCTCCTCAG GCGACCCCGAGAAATCACCCCCTTTTACTATTATCTGGGGTGGGGACTAATGCCATAGGGTACGATCTTTCTCCCGAg TCTTCATTTGCAAGATACATGTCTGGCCAAGGATTTGACACATGGATTCTTGAAGTTCGCGGTGCTGGGCTAAGTGTGCAGGGATCAAATTTCAAAGAAATTAAGGAAAGTGCTAATGCAGTATCTGAGCAGATGGAAGCTGTTgctaagggtgttacaaatggaGTGTCTCCTGTGCAGCAGCCAAATAATGTTTCTGATACTTTATCTGATTCTGAGATCTCTCATTTCGGACAAGATTCGATAGGGATTGCAACAGCATGGGATGAGTCAAAATTGGTGTCGAAGTTGACAGAAATCTTGATGCGTTTGTCTGAGAGACTTTCTGGCTTTCTCAGTGATGGCCAATCAATGCTTATCTCTGCTAAATTGTTTGATCAAATATCAAGCCTTTTGGAAGGTTCTCAGTTATCTGATCGCTTTGAGGAGGTAAGGGCAAACCTTTCCAACTTATTGGAAAAACAACAAAACTCTGGTGTAACTAGCCAAATTAGAGATCTGAGTCaaagacttgtaaatattattgaagaaGGTCAACGATCTGTTTCACCTCAGTTCATTGATATGCAAGAGCGGCTTTCGTCAACAATAGAAGATTTTCAGAAACAACTTGACTTGATTGTGAAGTATGATTGGGATTTTGATCACTATCTGGAGGAGGATGTTCCTGCTGCG atgGAGTACATAAGGGCACAGACAAAGCCAAAGGATGGAAAATTGCTTGCAGTTGGTCACTCAATGGGAGGCATATTGCTTTATGCTAAGCTGGCACGGTGTG GTTTTGAAGGAAGGGAACCTGAACTCAAGGCTGTTGTTACATTGGCGTCATCACTTGATTACACATCTTCAAATTCGACACTCAAATTACTCTTACCTCTT GCAGATCCTGCACAGGCTCTTAATGTACCTGTTGTTCCATTAGGGGCGATGTTGGCAGCTGCATATCCTCTATCTTCTCGGCCTCCTTACATCTTGGCTCGGCTTAATAATCTAATATCAGCAGAGGACATGATGCATCCAGAGTTGCTTAAAAAGCTTGTCTTAAACAACTTCT GTACTATACCAGCTAAACTTCTTCTGCAGCTCACGTCAGCTTTTCGAGAACGGGGATTATGTGATAGGAGTGGTAAATTTTTCTTCAAGGATCATCTACATAAAAGCAATGTACCTGTCCTGGCTATTGCAGGAGATCAAGATCTAATTTGCCCACCTGAAGCTGTAGAAG AAACCGTGAAGCTTCTTCCGCAGAACTTGGTCACCTATAAAATATTCGGAGAGCATCAGGGTCCACATTATGCTCATTACGATCTTGTGGGAGGACGACTG GCTGTGGAGCAAGTTTACCCATGTATAATCCAGTTTCTTAGTCAACATGACGATTGA